In a single window of the Botrytis cinerea B05.10 chromosome 10, complete sequence genome:
- the Bcutp10 gene encoding Bcutp10 yields MASSLKAQLAQIATNSTNSLNLKAQKASHSKSLIFEPRVAASQSFDTLYTLCHEGFQELCLLDGRFLEFQKTIFSEQSQTVDRTQLPVAEISELDKRLEAFLGLVGGRLRLNPAIKAVEWLVRRFRIHEYNTSFLLTTFLPYHTLPIFTTLLSIIPSKIPAEYQFLAPYVRSLTQPQRRPIVTAATDSTIFASTLNAYVLRVCKARQHYPAIIAFWAGIMTEATSNMLDKARSGRRGVQQQNEQDVIMRLLPTLNEGLSMQKVPDLRIGCYMILSILASKGGLDDKLLTAMMEALVLGWTNETVRPGLVCLSILAQHRGAKQITRRVTKELLKVPDLATQLIELGKERRIDRLSNGLCLALVDRISKSGEVQGLPTIEQIVEHGLLSDAQTSVVVKHLLLVAHRVDDATDSEKSTRAHLASSLVALTQLSGHVGTVIQGALKETDVDMDELELKLSATIRRIETAKEEDEDVVMGDDDAKTESRPDFRQLIEKLPQSSSKETSFLMHGASRIYQDLCQAFLVAAVNAGDLDIFDELPILNRASALEKTLYLTFYIRIWCGPYPVMARVSALHLVARYLSGHENAGVDIQGIIPYAISALADPAPKVRRAAAELILKIETFYPAGAITKKSSSSRQQWAFDDIYGPGEETQETKWLSIDNATRLLREVLVPALEECVLDKTHIESVVEQSLNSPRASAESNKKSDARLTQTARASILSFLSSHVIHTPVYSAKLRLLVILNHVRSIASTTRTKVLLPVLQQWASLSPEVALQHSNDEQFAMADFDKQAAATVVANDKEGLQFFTQIVHGEIASNRPTLLEAIFARLREMWTSLKGDVQLQTAQMLMDASQSSSEGSTKSAEEALELLRNAPLSTEILLSFLDQLPTTAKLTDAPPASKRRRTSHGEVARTSLQDPKQLAAAIRQVTFVLQLIDTSDPGNHPELLKGLFNTLAELQHFKVQVSSELAYLQDLVLNSLLSILKAHKANPEMELDHSDIRADLLVDCVQKTASPQVQNGALLMIAALADIAPEVVLHSVMPIFTFMGSSVLRQNDDYSAHVISQTIREVIPPLITSLRKDKGNPVTGAAELLLSFVAAYEHIPVHRRKGLFISLVQTLGAEDFLFALLIMLVDKYGVNDDIKSFSAELTNAFSVEVQLQSAIKYLELIDDLLAPKPTFSLILLGAHEEIDPQRAALHELTLLPHILSQRRLITQTAKLLDRDDMDAARIRELYSTLLENLLVLTETLKDKKAMHNACGDILESILGLLSTSEFVKSVEGLLDRPNEDLRRKILRSLQVRIDQESASDAVSRVAMLGFLPQLTSIIRESTDMPYKRTAVACVEKISEKYGKKDLEAVSAAAETIASNHCLGQSDTGLQIMALLSLASLVEILREGIVSVLPVAIPKALEYIKSSIEDTVEAQKLHNAGYTFISALVQHLPYMITGGYLDTLLSISNNSAEAELEDEADEIRENCLHLAAKRVDAKSMFFALEKNWAQAVTAGTWAIREQLEMLSMSIKAHPKSVVSKHSSILAKIFQNAFDLRRQLSNADDYDQSDETISEIEGQVNEVALEMIYKFNDSTFRPIFSNLVEWASSSLPKKDKSGRNLRLQSVYGFMAVFFGNLKSIVTSYATYLLDNAVQILKETDIKNDASRELWTRVLRALVPCFEHDQDDFWQSPAHFKAIAHVLCDQFGNASGLPLIDELVPAIVELAAAADSSDHHKELNGMILKHLRSEVSSVRLAAVKCEQALTDRLGEEWLAMLPEMLPFISELQEDDDEIVEKETNRWIVKIEGVLGESLDSMLQ; encoded by the exons ATGGCTTCTTCACTTAAAGCACAGTTGGCGCAAATTGCGACCAATTCAACTAATTCATTAAATCTCAAGGCGCAAAAGGCTTCGCATTCAAAGTCTCTGATTTTTGAGCCTAGAGTTGCGGCATCACAAAGTTTCGACACACTCTACACATTATGCCACGAAGGATTTCAAGAATTATGTCTACTCGATGGTCGGTTTCTCGAGTTTCAGAAGACAATCTTCAGCGAGCAAAGCCAGACCGTGGATCGTACTCAGCTGCCCGTGGCAGAGATTTCCGAATTAGACAAACGGCTGGAAGCATTCTTGGGATTAGTCGGTGGCCGATTACGTTTGAATCCAGCAATCAAAGCAGTTGAATGGTTGGTGAGAAGATTCAG AATTCACGAGTACAATACATCCTTTCTCTTGACAACTTTCTTACCCTACCATACCTTACCTATATTTACCACACTACTTTCGATAATACCCTCGAAGATTCCGGCAGAGTATCAATTTTTAGCACCATATGTTCGATCCTTGACCCAACCACAAAGAAGGCCAATTGTCACAGCTGCGACTGATAGCACTATTTTTGCTTCGACACTCAATGCATATGTTTTGCGTGTTTGTAAAGCCAGACAGCATTATCCTGCTATTATAGCTTTTTGGGCAGGTATCATGACTGAGGCTACGAGTAATATGCTGGACAAGGCCCGCTCTGGGAGAAGAGGAGTTCAACAACAAAACGAACAGGATGTGATAATGAGATTGCTACCAACACTCAACGAAGGTCTTTCGATGCAAAAGGTCCCGGACTTGCGAATTGGGTGTTACATGATCTTGTCAATCTTAGCTTCCAAAGGAGGATTGGACGACAAACTCCTGACAGCAATGATGGAAGCATTGGTCCTTGGTTGGACTAACGAAACTGTTCGTCCGGGCTTGGTCTGTCTTTCAATTTTGGCACAACACAGGGGCGCAAAGCAGATCACAAGACGGGTAACAAAAGAGCTGCTCAAGGTTCCGGATCTTGCAACTCAATTGATCGAACTAGGAAAGGAGCGACGAATCGACCGACTTTCTAATGGACTATGTCTTGCCCTTGTTGACAGAATAAGTAAAAGCGGAGAGGTTCAAGGTCTTCCAACAATCGAACAGATTGTGGAACATGGTCTTCTTAGCGATGCGCAAACTTCTGTGGTTGTGAAACATCTTCTCCTAGTGGCGCATCGTGTCGATGATGCTACAGATTCCGAGAAGAGCACCCGAGCGCATCTCGCATCATCTCTTGTTGCGCTGACACAACTTTCTGGTCACGTAGGGACTGTTATTCAAGGTGCATTGAAAGAGACCGATGTCGATATGGATGAATTAGAACTGAAGCTTTCCGCCACAATTAGACGAATAGAAACTgcaaaagaggaagatgaggatgtggTAATGGGAGATGATGACGCGAAAACAGAATCTCGACCTGATTTCCGGCAACTAATTGAAAAACTTCCGCAAAGCAGTTCTAAGGAGACCTCATTCTTAATGCATGGTGCTTCTCGCATCTACCAAGATTTGTGTCAAGCGTTTTTGGTCGCTGCGGTTAATGCCGGCGACTTGGATATATTTGATGAGCTACCTATCTTAAATCGCGCAAGTGCCTTGGAAAAAACTCTGTATCTCACATTTTACATTAGAATCTGGTGTGGCCCTTACCCGGTCATGGCCCGAGTTTCTGCACTTCACTTGGTCGCTCGATACCTATCAGGACATGAAAATGCAGGCGTGGATATTCAAGGAATCATACCTTATGCAATCTCAGCGCTTGCAGATCCTGCGCCCAAGGTTCGTCGTGCCGCAGCAGAGCTTATTCTCAAAATTGAGACATTTTATCCGGCTGGTGCAATTACAAAGAAATCCTCGAGCTCCCGCCAACAATGGGCATTCGATGATATCTATGGCCCAGGTGAGGAAACTCAAGAGACGAAATGGTTGTCAATTGATAACGCTACTCGTCTTTTGAGAGAGGTTTTGGTTCCAGCTTTGGAAGAATGTGTTCTCGATAAAACCCACATTGAGTCCGTAGTGGAACAGTCTTTGAACAGTCCTCGTGCTTCTGCAGAGTCCAACAAGAAGAGTGATGCACGATTAACTCAAACTGCCCGCGCCTCGATTTTGTCATTTCTATCTAGTCACGTCATTCATACCCCCGTGTACTCCGCCAAGCTCAGACTTCTTGTCATTCTCAACCACGTTCGTAGCATTGCTAGCACTACTAGAACCAAGGTTCTACTTCCAGTGCTTCAACAATGGGCATCCCTCAGTCCAGAAGTAGCATTGCAACACTCGAATGATGAACAATTTGCTATGGCAGACTTCGATAAGCAAGCAGCTGCGACCGTTGTGGCTAATGACAAAGAAGGCTTGCAATTCTTCACTCAAATTGTGCACGGCGAAATCGCTTCGAATCGCCCTACCCTTCTTGAGGCCATATTTGCAAGACTACGTGAGATGTGGACGTCTTTGAAAGGTGATGTGCAGCTGCAGACAGCTCAAATGTTGATGGATGCTTCCCAATCTTCATCTGAGGGATCTACCAAATCAGCGGAAGAAGCCTTAGAACTATTGCGAAACGCTCCTCTCTCAACAgaaattctcctttctttcctcgaTCAATTACCTACGACGGCGAAACTTACAGATGCTCCGCCTGCAAGTAAAAGACGGCGAACTAGCCACGGCGAAGTTGCTAGAACTTCTTTACAGGACCCCAAACAACTTGCGGCTGCTATACGTCAAGTTACATTTGTGTTGCAACTCATCGATACTTCCGATCCAGGAAACCATCCAGAACTTCTCAAGGGTCTTTTCAACACCTTGGCAGAACTTCAACACTTCAAGGTCCAGGTTTCATCCGAGCTTGCATATCTCCAAGATCTAGTCTTGAATAGCCTACTGTCAATATTGAAAGCACACAAGGCCAACCCAGAAATGGAGTTAGACCATTCTGATATTCGAGCCGATTTACTTGTCGATTGCGTACAGAAAACAGCCAGTCCACAGGTACAGAACGGTGCTTTATTGATGATTGCCGCTCTTGCAGACATCGCCCCAGAAGTTGTTCTCCACAGTGTTATGCCCATTTTTACCTTTATGGGAAGCTCTGTACTGAGACAGAATGATGATTATTCTGCACATGTCATTAGTCAAACCATTCGTGAGGTCATTCCACCTCTTATCACCTCGCTTCGAAAAGACAAAGGCAACCCTGTCACAGGGGCTGCTGAGTTGCTCTTGAGCTTTGTTGCGGCGTATGAGCATATTCCTGTCCACCGCAGAAAGGGactatttatttctttagtTCAGACTCTAGGAGCAGAAGACTTCCTATTCGCATTATTAATAATGTTGGTGGATAAATATGGTGTCAACgatgatatcaaatccttctctGCGGAGCTGACCAACGCATTCAGCGTGGAAGTTCAACTTCAATCTGCAATCAAATACCTCGAGCTGATCGATGATCTCTTGGCTCCCAAGCCAACATTTTCGCTGATTTTACTAGGAGCTCATGAGGAGATTGACCCACAACGTGCAGCTCTCCATGAACTCACGCTTCTTCCACACATCCTCTCTCAACGACGATTGATTACACAAACTGCGAAACTTCTTGATAGAGACGATATGGACGCTGCTAGAATTCGCGAGCTCTACTCCACGTTACTGGAAAACTTGTTGGTCTTGACAGAAACTTTGAAAGACAAGAAAGCAATGCACAATGCTTGTGGAGATATCCTAGAAAGCATTTTGGGTCTCCTTTCCACAAGCGAGTTTGTCAAATCAGTCGAGGGGCTCTTGGATAGACCTAACGAGGACTTGCGACGAAAGATTTTGCGCTCTTTACAGGTTCGCATCGACCAGGAAAGCGCATCAGATGCCGTCTCAAGAGTGGCAATGCTTGGTTTCTTGCCTCAGCTTACCTCAATCATTCGAGAGTCTACTGACATGCCTTATAAGCGTACTGCTGTGGCTTGTGTTGAAAAAATCTCAGagaaatatggaaagaaggatCTCGAAGCTGTGTCTGCAGCAGCAGAAACAATTGCAAGTAATCATTGCTTGGGCCAGAGTGATACTGGCTTGCAAATTATGGCTCTTCTGTCCTTAGCTTCTTTGGTAGAGATTTTGCGAGAAGGTATAGTTTCTGTATTGCCTGTTGCCATTCCAAAGGCTTTAGAGTACATCAAATCAAGCATCGAAGACACTGTTGAGGCTCAAAAACTCCACAACGCTGGATACACTTTTATAAGCGCTCTCGTACAACATCTTCCATATATGATTACAGGCGGATACCTCGATACCCTTCTTTCAATCTCCAACAACTCAGCAGAGGCTGAGCTCGAAGATGAGGCAGATGAAATCAGAGAAAATTGTCTTCACTTGGCTGCAAAGCGCGTGGATGCTAAGAGTATGTTTTTCGCCTTGGAGAAAAATTGGGCGCAAGCAGTAACGGCAGGAACTTGG GCCATCCGTGAACAACTTGAGATGCTTAGCATGTCAATCAAAGCTCATCCAAAGAGTGTTGTCTCTAAACATTCCTCTATACTAGCAAAGATTTTCCAAAACGCATTCGATCTTCGAAGACAATTGTCTAATGCGGATGATTATGATCAAAGCGATGAGACTATTTCGGAAATAGAAGGACAGGTGAATGAAGTCGCTCTAGAGATGATTTATAAGTTCAACGACTCGACATTTAGACCTATATTCTCCAACCTTGTTGAATGGGCGTCATCCTCATTGCCCAAGAAAGATAAGTCTGGCAGAAACCTGCGTCTGCAGAGTGTTTACGGGTTTATGGCCGTTTTCTTCGGCAACCTCAAGTCAATCGTAACAAGCTATGCCACATACTTGCTTGACAATGCCGTACAGATCTTGAAAGAGACCGATATTAAGAATGACGCTTCGAGAGAATTATGGACAAGAGTTCTTCGAGCTTTGGTGCCATGTTTCGAGCATGATCAAGATGACTTTTGGCAATCCCCAGCTCATTTCAAGGCAATTGCACATGTCTTGTGTGATCAATTTGGGAACGCCTCGGGATTACCTTTGATCGATGAACTTGTTCCCGCTATCGTTGAACTTGCTGCTGCCGCTGATTCTTCGGATCATCATAAGGAACTCAACGGGATGATCTTGAAGCATCTCCGTTCAGAAGTATCCAGTGTTAGACTCGCAGCAGTCAAGTGCGAGCAAGCATTGACGGATAGATTGGGAGAGGAATGGTTGGCCATGCTCCCAGAAATGTTGCCATTCATTAGTGAGCTCCAagaggatgacgatgagATTGTAGAGAAGGAGACGAATCGCTGGATTGTTAAGATCGAGGGGGTGTTGGGAGAGAGTCTGGACTCCATGCTTCAATAA
- the Bcrdh54 gene encoding Bcrdh54 yields MFKPFRPPLLKSVPKPSKPVDEFSDVQVISDSEEEILTKPAAKKRRLLIHNVEEAPKIKAPITSSAANAPRKPLMVVKNPVEATQAPTPSENPSSIDGYYLVLWRKFTMKKHKTWDGDGILAVTGGYARLQNIDGRDMGRCMYNEPLLPGSTLSIGGKDVEIDAAITKADFLSGRHFLNNSSKSSIADSHSSPAARPPPHPTLSNISKNNSTSTLGKRKDSGLGSAIPAKTFYASTPKSDAVKSQFKNPLLATTVMPQNKSGTPTPRHDPSVPGAIVMQRPNPKYVAKGKQVVDVVVDPFLGRHLRDHQKEGVKFLYECVMGYRSFNGQGAILADEMGLGKTLQTIALLWTLLKQNPEHPHEGGVIKKALIVCPVTLISNWKAEFNKWLGNERIGVFVADGSKNIRLTDFTHGKSYSVMIIGYEKLRTVQEELKKGSGIDIVVADEGHRLKTAANKSAQAIKNLNTERRVILSGTPIQNDLSEFFTMVDFVNPGLLNGYNTFKKCFEAPILKSRQPGATESDMEKGTAREEELAELTKLFILRRNASILAKYLKPKTEYVLFCKPTQAQAEVYQHVLASPVFGRVLGSSEASLQLITMLKKVCNAPSLLVKKSDTDTPSNSNVAQLLESIPPEILKKNPVVASSKFRVLNRMLMRLSKSTTEKIVIVSNYTSTLDLLVSHLSSLNLPFLRLDGSTPQAKRQDLVNTFNKTPASKYFAFLLSAKSGGAGINLIGASRLVLFDVDWNPATDLQAMARIHRDGQKRPVKIYRFLMSGGMDEKIYQRQVTKMGLADSVMDGKKNEASFSADELRDLFRLDVNAQCQTHELLGCDCGGVGREEPVVSASEMPEPNKEISASEEDEEDDDDEFPINPACSLVPATKANVEAQQKIALEATKGKRSKKGKKMQALMEYRHIDTSMFHVKSADSIGTEVDDVKQSLDDEVLLSVLEDERCKVCYVFAKKG; encoded by the exons ATGTTCAAACCATTCCGGCCTCCACTCTTGAAGAGTGTGCCGAAACCTTCTAAGCCGGTCGATGAGTTCTCAGATGTCCAGGTTATATCAGATTCCGAGGAAGAAATTTTGACCAAACCAGCTGCAAAGAAGAGACGGCTTCTGATTCACAATGTTGAGGAGGCTCCAAAGATTAAGGCTCCGATCACATCTTCGGCTGCCAATGCGCCTCGAAAACCTTTGATGGTTGTAAAGAATCCTGTTGAAGCAACTCAAGCCCCTACTCCATCTGAAAATCCAAGTAGTATTGACGGATACTATTTGGTACTATG GCGCAAATTCACGATGAAGAAACATAAGACCTGGGATGGGGACGGAATACTCGCAGTCACCGGAGGATACGCCCGacttcaaaatattgatgGTAGAGATATGGGCCGCTGCATGTATAATGAGCCTTTATTGCCCGGCAGCACATTGAGCATTGGTGGgaaagatgttgagattgatgCAGCCATTACAAAAGCAGATTTTCTTTCTGGCCGAcactttttaaataatagtAGTAAATCTTCTATAGCAGACAGTCATAGCAGTCCAGCCGCACGACCTCCGCCTCATCCAACCCTATCAAATATATCGAAAAACAATTCTACGAGCACACttgggaagaggaaagataGTGGCTTAGGCTCGGCAATTCCTGCCAAAACCTTCTATGCCTCTACTCCGAAAAGTGATGCAGTCAAATCCCAATTCAAGAATCCTCTTCTAGCAACGACGGTCATGCCACAAAATAAAAGCGGTACGCCTACTCCCCGTCATGATCCCTCTGTACCAGGGGCAATCGTAATGCAACGGCCAAACCCTAAGTATGTTGCGAAAGGCAAGCAAGTTGTGGATGTTGTCGTCGATCCCTTCTTGGGTCGCCATTTACGTGATCATCAAAAGGAGGGAGTTAAGTTTTTGTACGAGTGCGTTATGGGCTACCGTTCTTTTAATGGGCAGGGTGCAATCTTAGCTGATGAGATGGGTCTGGGAAAGACACTGCAGACAATCGCGCTGTTATGGACATTATTGAAGCAAAATCCGGAGCATCCACACGAGGGGGGCGTCATAAAGAAGGCCTTGATTGTCTGTCCTGTAACTCTTATCTCCAACTGGAAAGCAGAATTCAACAAGTGGCTTGGTAATGAAAGAATCGGCGTTTTTGTTGCCGATGGATCTAAAAACATTCGACTTACTGATTTCACTCACGGCAAGAGTTACAGCGTCATGATCATCGGGTACGAGAAGTTACGCACAGTGCAAGAAGAGCTAAAGAAAGGGAGTGGAATAGATATAGTCGTAGCTGATGAAGGGCACCGTTTGAAGACTGCTGCGAACAAATCGGCGCAGGCaatcaagaatttgaatacGGAGAGACGAGTTATTCTATCTGGAACACCCATACAAAATGATCTGTCGGAGTTCTTCACAATGGTAGACTTTGTGAACCCCGGTCTTCTCAATGGCTAcaatactttcaaaaaatGTTTCGAGGCCCCAATATTGAAAAGCAGACAGCCAGGTGCTACAGAGAGCGACATGGAGAAAGGAACGGCTCGAGAAGAGGAGTTGGCTGAGTTGACAAAGTTATTCATATTACGTCGCAACGCCAGCATACTTGCAAAATACTTGAAGCCAAAGACAGAATATGTATTGTTCTGCAAGCCCACGCAAGCTCAGGCTGAAGTGTATCAGCATGTTCTTGCCTCTCCGGTCTTCGGTAGAGTCCTTGGCAGCTCAGAGGCCTCTCTACAGCTTATCACCATGCTCAAGAAAGTCTGCAACGCTCCGAGCCTCCTTGTCAAAAAGAGTGATACAGATACTCCTAGCAATTCAAACGTTGCTCAGCTTCTAGAAAGCATACCTCCCGAGATTCTCAAGAAAAATCCAGTTGTGGCAAGCAGTAAATTCAGAGTTTTAAATCGTATGCTCATGCGGCTTTCGAAGTCAACTACTGAAAAGATAGTTATTGTCTCCAACTACACTTCTACTCTCGACCTGTTGGTGTCACACCTTTCGTCATTGAACTTACCCTTTCTGCGCCTCGATGGTAGCACTCCTCAGGCAAAACGGCAGGATCTAGTAAACACGTTCAACAAGACACCTGCATCGAAATATTTTGCCTTTCTGCTTTCGGCTAAATCTGGCGGTGCCGGTATAAACCTGATTGGGGCCTCACGCCTCGTACTGTTTGACGTTGACTGGAATCCTGCTACCGACCTTCAAGCCATGGCACGTATCCACCGCGACGGGCAAAAGCGTCCAGTCAAGATATACAGGTTTCTGATGTCGGGAGGCATGGATGAAAAGATATACCAGCGACAAGTTACCAAGATGGGACTCGCCGACAGTGTCATGGATGGCAAGAAGAACGAAGCGAGTTTCTCAGCCGATGAGCTGCGAGATCTCTTTAGGTTGGATGTAAATGCGCAATGCCAAACTCACGAACTCCTAGGTTGCGATTGTGGAGGGGTTGGTCGCGAGGAGCCAGTTGTATCAGCATCTGAGATGCCGGAGCCCAATAAAGAGATCAGTGCCAgcgaagaggatgaagaggacgacgatgatgagttCCCTATCAATCCAGCTTGTTCTCTGGTGCCAGCAACTAAAGCAAATGTGGAGGCCCAGCAAAAGATTGCTCTAGAAGCCACTAAAGGAAAACGAtccaagaaaggaaagaagatgcaaGCGTTAATGGAGTACAGACACATTGATACTTCAATGTTCCATGTTAAATCGGCAGATTCGATTGGTACAGAGGTAGACGACGTAAAACAGTCTCTAGATGACGAAGTCTTACTTTCAGTTCTAGAGGATGAAAGATGTAAAGTTTGCTATGTTTTTGCTAAGAAAGGATAG